Genomic segment of Apium graveolens cultivar Ventura chromosome 7, ASM990537v1, whole genome shotgun sequence:
tcatccatagtttccagcttatAGCTacctcttccttgaacacttttgatcttgtatggtccttcccaatttggggcgagttTTCTCTTCTGACccacaccagaagcttccaccttccgaagaaccaagtcaccttgtttgaagaacctttctttcacccttaagttgtagtagaacgaagcctttttctgatattccactatcttggcatgtgcctcatctcgtacttcatcaattaggtCCAGGGCTagcctttgcccttcctcattttctttagCATTGTATGCTTGGATTCTGGGAGACGAGTCCACAGAAACAACTGCCTCAACTCCATATGCCAACATAAAGGGTGTTGCTCCggtagtgactctacaagtaCTCCGATAAGCCCAATGTATTtggagtatctcatccacccaattattcctggaTTTTTCAATCCTCTTATTCAGCCCATTTAGAATTATACGATTTGTCACTTCCACTTGCACGTTGGCTTGTGGATGAGCTACGGAATTAAACCGTAACTCGATCTCATTCTCCTCGTAATACTTCCTGAACTcttcattgttgaactgtgttccattatcagtgACCAGGATACGGGGGATTCCATATCCGTACAttatgttttcccacaggaattgtgcaacctgcttggTTGTGATCTTGACTAAAGGTTTAGCTTCAATTGACTTCATAAAATAATCTatagctacaatcaggaacttcctttgtgcagtggtcatgggaaaaggtccaagtatatccattccccacatagcaaaaggaatgggaGATTGACGGAAGTCAGCATCCCAGGAGGCTTTCGAACaactggtgcatgtttctgacaatgatcacacttcttcacatagtcattggcatcaaccatcatttctggccaataaaagcctaaacgagttatcttatgagccggtgctctgcccccaagtgtttcccacaattaccttcgtgtacttcttcGAGAGCCAAACGCGCCTCATCAggtctgagacatcttaagtaaggaaccacataagatcttttatacaaaatcccatcaaTCAAGAAATATCTTAGTGCTCACACGACCAATTTTCATGCTTTAGTCACATCATTCGgaagccaaccagtttgaatatgggaCTTAATGGaatctatccatgatgtccccagccctataggggctacaagcttaacatcaatgcttcatgttttcaaaatgcggaagtacacacttcctgaaaTTTTCTCTATCTTTGATGAGGCAGCCTtagataatgcatctgccttagcattttcctctcttggaatgtgctcaatatgACATTCATCAAACTGAGTCATCACGACCCTCACTAGGAGGACATACTTGGTCATTGTTTCATCTCTTGCCTCGAACTcccccttgacctgggatatgacaAGCTTCGAATCTCCACagactttcaagttcttgacccTCAATGTCCCTGTTAGGCCGAGgtcagctatcagagcttcatactcagcttcattatttatggctgggaagtctaacttcatagtatattcaatcaagaacccatatGGGCTTTGTAAAACAAGTCCttctccacttgaatttgtttttaatgctccatcaaaatagggAATCCAGTATTCCTTCTCTTTAGCATCGTCTTCTTCGTCTTCTTTATTACCTTTCGTGTCTTGAGGTACAGTATCTTCCTcccccccccgacttcttggttgggtatggtacactccaccatgaagtcagccaatgcctgggcttttattgtcgttcacgacttatacttgatgtcgaattctcccaattATATCACCCATTTAATCAGTCTTCCACTAGctttgggactgtgaatgatgtttctcaaaggctgatttgttagtacttcaATTTTATGAGGTTGGAAGTAAGGACACAACTTTCTTAAAGCTATCAATAGGGCTAAAGAAAAATGTTTCGATAGTCGAATAATTCAACTTAGCTCCGTGCAGAATCTTACTGACTTAATATATGGGTTTCTGAACTTTAAATTCCTCCTTAActaatacagcgctcaaggcattttctgaaatgACCAAATATAAGTACAAAGTTTCATTCAGATTTGGTTTGaccaacaacggggcttgaaccatatatttcttcaatccTTCAAATGCCTCTTGACTTTCCTTAGTCCATAtgaaatcttttactttcttcaaggatttgaagaatggcaagcacttgtctccggatttggagatgaatcgtcctagagccacaactcttccagtgagtttctgaacgtcctttatggaatgtggtggttccatatcaatgataacttttattttatcgggattggcctcgattcctctaTTAGAGACCATCAATCTCAAGAACTATCTcgatcccactccgaaagcacactttgtcggatttaacatccttttgtggtatctcaggacctcaaaggcttccctcaaatgggttatatggtcagtcttcacaagactcttgactaacatatcatctacatatacttCCATTGTTTtcccaataagatctttaaaaattttattcaccaacctttgataggtagctcctgcattcttgagaccaaataccataacaagataacaaaaaacaccaaagtcagtgatgaatgatacctttgggatgtcatccttatgcatcttaatctgattgtatccactaaatccatccataaaactcagcatctcatgaccaTCGGTcacatctatcaatgtatctatccttggcagcGGGAAATtatcctttgggcatgcatcattcagatcagtgaaatccacacacattctccattttccattggctttttttaccattacagggtttgctaaccattccggaaattgtatctcttcaatgaaaccagcctccaaaAGCTTTTCTACTTCTTGCTTGATTGCCTCCTACCTCTCAGGGGCAAAACTCCTGTTCTTTTGCTTCACAGTCTTTCGATTCAGATCTACGTTCAATTTTTGAGTgatcagttctgggtctatgccAGGAATATTAGCtactgaccatgcaaatacatcactattttcttgtaaaaacctcaccaacttccctctagGGGGCCCCTCTAGtgatgctccaatgaaagttactttcttaagatcctcgggagccaaagggatcggaaccaagtcttctgctggcttccctcttttctcgtCATTCTCGCGGATATCCAGATCTTTAATAAGCaaaacctgccccccaactccatcacCCCTAAGAGAGGCTACATCATAACTCCTTCCAATCTTTTGATATcttctctcttctccaatcccgttccgggtgggaaacttccCATGATTGTATTGTAAGTTGatccagcctttaccactacaaagTCCTATATatgtgttgcttgtcttggttcctgacctatagtCAGGGGCAACTTAATTATTCCCTCCACGGGGCACTCGACTCCATCGaaaccatatattggcatatcggttggggttaattgagaatcattataacccctccttataaaggtatcatggagtaagatgTCCACCGAAGCTCTATTATTTACAAGGACTCTCTTCTCCTGGCCATTCCATATTATCAGTGTTATGACCAGAggatcgtcatgaggaaatttgacACCCTCTAAATCAAGATCATCAAAtgtcattgttactcctgtcctagccctcttcggggcttctccaacaatttgcataacttctctagtatataTTTTCCTCGAGTTTTTAGATGAACCAACAACGGTCGGTCCTCCAAAGATTAtatttatcactggccctcggggtcgtggtcccCCAAATATTGcgtttatcaccggtcccctgggttggggatttcgcccctaaTCATCTTGATCCCTTTTGCGATCATCGAAGTTccttcttccattattattcttTTCTCCTCCATCTTCAGTATATTTgctcagccttccttttcgaatgaggaattcaatttcatccttcagttgtctacactcatcggtgtcatgaccagcatccttgtgaaaacgacaatatttgctcttatctagcttagTAAGATCAACTTTCAGGAGCTTAGGCCAATGAACATCCCTATCTCTTTTAATTTCGATTaagatctgacttctaggagcattcagttTAGCATCTTCGGTGAACTTTTCTCCGGGTCCTCCCTTCTTTGAGGTTAAATCAGCGTTTttctcagttctaggatacttgtccttggcattatattctagatcagtctttcgcttcttgccaccagcgggctcgttatACACCACCAtcttcctcatgctttcctccaccttgatatacttcccagccctatcttggagctgtaacatgctttcagggggcgcttggccaatgacatcttgaagaattcatccctagttccctgctgCAGTGCTATCATAACTACCTTGTCGTCAAG
This window contains:
- the LOC141674119 gene encoding uncharacterized protein LOC141674119, with translation MYGYGIPRILVTDNGTQFNNEEFRKYYEENEIELRFNSVAHPQANVQVEVTNRIILNGLNKRIEKSRNNWVDEILQIHWAYRSTCRVTTGATPFMLAYGVEAVVSVDSSPRIQAYNAKENEEGQRLALDLIDEVDGFRAAISDLPEEGSKECAPVTILPSVPNKTIPPMLVVIRD